In a genomic window of Oncorhynchus kisutch isolate 150728-3 linkage group LG9, Okis_V2, whole genome shotgun sequence:
- the LOC109896807 gene encoding regulator of nonsense transcripts 2 isoform X12 has protein sequence MLAEGKRSLNMDEKEVSSFSNKEKDREGDRRPASSRDKVKDEAKMSGKKDIGKAAEEKRRRLEEDKRKKEEKERKRKEEEKLKAEEEQRKKEEEEKRQQEEQERKVQEEEAKRQREEEAAQLKEKEEGHQLHQEAWERHQCRKELRIRNQNAHEGRPEETFFSRLDSSLKKNTAFVKKLRTLTEQQREALSNDFGSLNLSKYIGEAVGSVVEAKLKISDVGCAVHLCSLFHQRYAEFAPLLLQAWKRHFEARKEEKAPNVSKLRTDLRFIAELTIVGLFTDKEGLSLIYEQLKSIIGTDRETHTHVSVVISFCKHCGDDIAGLVPRKVKAAREKFGLAFPPSEIINTEKQQPFQNLLREYFTSLTKHLKKDHRELQNIERQNRRILHSKGELSEDRHKQYEEFATSYQKLLANTQSLADFLDENMPELPLDKTVQEEHGPGIDIFTPGKPGEYDLEGGIWEDEDARNFYENMVDLKAFVPAILFKDNEKGKDKEEAAGKEAKDAAATTEELELELEALDIADDPLELDGPDEAENEAELAKKLLDEQGKDEEQEDEEASTGSHLKLIVDAFIQQLPNCVNRDLIDKAAMDFCMNMNTKSNRRKLVRALFTVPRQRLDLLPFYSRLVATLHPCMSDVADDLCSILKGDFRFHIRKKDQINIETKNKTVRFIGELAKFKLFSKTDTLHCLKMLLSDFSHHHIEMACTLLETSGRFLFRSPDSHLRTSVLLEQMMRKKQAQHLDARYVTMVENAYYYCNPPPMEKTVRKKRPPLQEYICKLLYKDLSKVTTEKVLRQMRKLPWQDPESKGYLICCMVNIWNIKYNSIHCVANLLAGLVAYQEDVGIHVVDGVLEDIRLGMEVNQPKFNQRRISSAKFLGELYNYRMVESAVIFRTLFSFISFGVNPDGSPSPLDPPEHLFRIRMVCTLLDTCGQYFDRGSSKRKLDCFLIYFQRYIWWKKSVEVWSAEHQFPIDIDYMISDTLELLRPKMKLCISLEDSTRHVTELEREFLVKLGLAMDGQKDGRPSSAMGSEGEALDEDDEDDDEEGGADTEEQSGNESEMNEPEEEEGSENEEEEREEEEEENTDYLTDSNKENETDEENNEVTIRGGGLKHVACAEDEDFIQALDKMMLENLQRSGEAVKVHQLDVAIPLQLKSQLKKGPGGPVCSGEGDGGISDTMQFVMLTRKGNKQQFKILNVPLSSHLAANHFNQQQAEQEERMRMKKLTLDINERQEQEDYQEMMASLAQRPAPANTNRERRPRYQHPKGAPNADLIFKTGGRR, from the exons ATGCTTGCTGAGGGCAAGAGATCATTAAACATGGATGAGAAAGAGGTGAGCTCCTTTAGTAacaaggagaaagacagagagggtgatAGACGGCCCGCCTCCTCCCGGGATAAAGTGAAGGATGAGGCAAAGATGAGTGGCAAGAAAGATATCGGTAAGGCcgcagaggaaaagaggaggagactTGAGGAGGACAAAAGAAAGAAGGAAGAAAAGGAGCGGAAacggaaagaggaggagaaactgaaggcagaggaggagcagaggaagaaggaggaagaggagaagaggcagcaggaggagcaggagaggaaagTTCAGGAGGAGGAGGCCAAGAGACAGCGTGAAGAGGAGGCAGCTCAACTCAA ggagaaggaagagggtcACCAGCTCCACCAGGAGGCCTGGGAGCGCCACCAGTGCCGGAAGGAGCTGCGCATCCGCAACCAGAACGCCCACGAGGGCCGTCCCGAGGAAACCTTCTTTAGCCGCCTTGACTCCAGCTTGAAGAAGAACACGGCCTTCGTCAAGAAGCTGCGCACGCTCACTGAGCAGCAGCGTGAAGCCCTCTCCAATGACTTCGGCTCGCTCAACCTCAGCAAGTACATCGGCGAGGCGGTGGGCTCAGTGGTGGAGGCCAAGCTGAAGATCTCTGATGTAGGCTGCGCCGTGCATCTGTGCTCCCTCTTTCACCAGCGCTACGCTGAATTCGCCCCATTGCTCCTCCAGGCCTGGAAGAGGCACTTTGAGGCGCGCAAGGAGGAGAAGGCGCCCAACGTGAGCAAGCTGCGCACCGACCTGCGCTTCATCGCAGAGCTTACCATCGTGGGCCTGTTTACGGACAAGGAGGGCCTTTCGCTCATCTACGAGCAGCTGAAGAGCATCATCGGGACAGACCGCGAGACACACACGCATGTGTCGGTGGTCATCAGCTTCTGTAAGCACTGCGGGGACGACATCGCGGGCCTGGTGCCTCGCAAAGTGAAGGCTGCACGGGAGAAGTTTGGTCTGGCCTTCCCTCCCAGTGAGATCATCAACACGGAGAAGCAGCAGCCCTTCCAGAACCTTCTGAGGGAGTACTTCACCTCGCTCACCAAGCACCTGAAGAAGGACCACCGCGAGTTGCAGAACATCGAGAGGCAGAACAG GCGTATCCTCCACTCCAAAGGGGAGCTGAGTGAGGACAGACACAAGCAGTATGAGGAGTTTGCTACATCCTACCAGAAGCTGCTGGCTAACACCCAGTCTCTGGCTGACTTTCTGGATGAGAACATGCCAGAACTTCCACTGGACAAGACTGTGCAGGAAG AGCACGGCCCTGGCATTGATATCTTCACCCCTGGGAAGCCCGGGGAGTATGACCTGGAGGGGGGCATCTGGGAGGACGAGGATGCCAGGAACTTCTATGAGAACATGGTGGACCTGAAGGCCTTCGTCCCCGCCATCCTGTTCAAAGATAACGAGAAAGGCAAGGACAAAGAAGAGGCTGCTGGTAAAG AGGCTAAAGATGCAGCGGCCACCACAGAGGAGTTGGAGTTGGAGCTCGAGGCTCTAGACATCGCTGATGACCCTCTGGAGCTGGATGGACCTGACGAGGCAGAGAACGAGGCAGAGCTCGCCAAAAAACTATTGGACGAGCAAGGTAAAGATGAAG AACAAGAGGATGAGGAGGCAAGCACCGGGTCCCACCTGAAGCTCATCGTGGACGCCTTCATCCAGCAGCTTCCCAACTGCGTCAACAGAGACCTCATAGACAAG GCTGCTATGGATTTCTGCATGAACATGAACACCAAGTCAAACAGGAGGAAGCTGGTCCGGGCTCTCTTCACCGTTCCCAGACAAAG GTTGGATCTGCTGCCCTTTTACTCCCGTCTGGTGGCCACCCTTCACCCCTGCATGTCAGATGTGGCCGATGACCTGTGCTCCATACTCAAAGGAGACTTCAGGTTCCAT ATCCGGAAGAAGGACCAGATCAACATCGAAACCAAAAATAAAACTGTACGGTTTATCGGGGAGCTGGCGAAGTTCAAACTGTTCTCTAAAACGGACACTCTGCATTGTCTGAAG ATGCTGCTGTCAGACTtctcccaccaccacatagaGATGGCCTGCACTCTGCTGGAGACCAGTGGACGCTTCCTCTTCCGATCCCCCGACTCCCACCTCCGGACCAGCGTCCTTCTg GAGCAAATGATGCGTAAGAAGCAGGCGCAGCACCTGGATGCTCGCTACGTGACCATGGTGGAGAATGCCTACTACTACTGCAACCCCCCGCCCATGGAGAAGACTGTCAGGAAGAAGAGGCCCCCGCTGCAGGAGTACATCTGCAAACTGCTCTACAAGGACCTCTCCAAGGTCACCACGGAGAAG gTGTTGAGGCAGATGCGTAAACTCCCCTGGCAGGACCCAGAGTCTAAAGGCTACTTGATCTGTTGCATGGTCAACATCTGGAACATCAAGTACAACAGCATCCATTGTGTTGCCAACCTGCTGGCCGGCCTTGTGGCCTACCAGGAGGACGTGGGCATCCACGTGGTGGATGGGGTCCTGGAGGACATCCGCCTGGGAATGGAG GTGAACCAGCCCAAGTTCAACCAGCGTCGGATCAGCAGTGCCAAGTTTCTGGGGGAGCTCTACAACTACCGCATGGTGGAGTCAGCGGTCATCTTCCGCaccctcttctccttcatctcgtTCGGCGTGAACCCGGACGGCAGCCCCAGCCCCCTGGACCCCCCCGAGCACCTGTTCCGCATCCGCATGGTCTGCACCCTGCTTGACACCTGCGGACAGTACTTTGACCGCGGCTCCAGCAAGAGGAAGCTGGACTGCTTCCTCATCTACTTCCAG AGGTATATCTGGTGGAAGAAGAGTGTGGAGGTGTGGAGTGCGGAGCACCAGTTCCCCATCGATATTGACTACATGATCAGTGACACCCTGGAGCTTCTCCGGCCCAAGATGAAGCTCTGCATCTCCCTGGAAGACTCCACACGACACGTCACCGAGTTGGAGAGGGAGTTCCTCGTTAAACTGG GACTGGCCATGGATGGACAGAAGGACGGCCGGCCCTCCAGTGCCATGGGGAGTGAAGGCGAGGCTCTAGACGAGGATGACGAGGATGACGACGAAGAGGGAGGGGCGGACACAGAGGAACAGTCTGGCAATGAGAGCGAGATGAATGAGCCAGAGGAAGAA GAAGGGTCTGAGAATGAGGAAGAGGagcgggaggaagaggaggaggagaacactgACTATCTGACCGACTCCAACAAGGAGAACGAGACGGACGAGGAGAACAAT GAGGTGACCATCCGTGGTGGCGGTCTGAAGCATGTGGCATGTGCTGAGGATGAGGACTTCATCCAGGCTCTGGACAAGATGATGCTGGAGAACCTGCAG cGGAGCGGGGAGGCGGTGAAGGTGCACCAGTTGGACGTGGCCATCCCCCTGCAGCTGAAGAGCCAGCTGAAGAAAGGCCCTGGAGGACCCGTCTGCTctggagagggagacggaggcaTCTCAGACACCATGCAGTTTGTCATGCTCACGCGCAAGGGCAACAAACAGcag TTTAAGATCCTGAACGTGCCTTTATCCTCCCACCTGGCTGCCAACCACTTCAACCAGCAGCAggcagagcaggaggagaggatgaggatgaAGAAGCTGACTCTGGACATCAACGAGAGACAGGAGCAAGAAGACTACCAAG AAATGATGGCGTCTCTGGCCCAGCGGCCCGCTCCTGCCAACACCAACCGGGAGCGGCGCCCGCGCTACCAACACCCCAAAGGGGCACCCAACGCCGACCTCATCTTCAAGACCGGAGGAAG ACGCTAG
- the LOC109896807 gene encoding regulator of nonsense transcripts 2 isoform X14 codes for MLAEGKRSLNMDEKEVSSFSNKEKDREGDRRPASSRDKVKDEAKMSGKKDIGKAAEEKRRRLEEDKRKKEEKERKRKEEEKLKAEEEQRKKEEEEKRQQEEQERKVQEEEAKRQREEEAAQLKEKEEGHQLHQEAWERHQCRKELRIRNQNAHEGRPEETFFSRLDSSLKKNTAFVKKLRTLTEQQREALSNDFGSLNLSKYIGEAVGSVVEAKLKISDVGCAVHLCSLFHQRYAEFAPLLLQAWKRHFEARKEEKAPNVSKLRTDLRFIAELTIVGLFTDKEGLSLIYEQLKSIIGTDRETHTHVSVVISFCKHCGDDIAGLVPRKVKAAREKFGLAFPPSEIINTEKQQPFQNLLREYFTSLTKHLKKDHRELQNIERQNRRILHSKGELSEDRHKQYEEFATSYQKLLANTQSLADFLDENMPELPLDKTVQEEHGPGIDIFTPGKPGEYDLEGGIWEDEDARNFYENMVDLKAFVPAILFKDNEKEAKDAAATTEELELELEALDIADDPLELDGPDEAENEAELAKKLLDEQEQEDEEASTGSHLKLIVDAFIQQLPNCVNRDLIDKAAMDFCMNMNTKSNRRKLVRALFTVPRQRLDLLPFYSRLVATLHPCMSDVADDLCSILKGDFRFHIRKKDQINIETKNKTVRFIGELAKFKLFSKTDTLHCLKMLLSDFSHHHIEMACTLLETSGRFLFRSPDSHLRTSVLLEQMMRKKQAQHLDARYVTMVENAYYYCNPPPMEKTVRKKRPPLQEYICKLLYKDLSKVTTEKVLRQMRKLPWQDPESKGYLICCMVNIWNIKYNSIHCVANLLAGLVAYQEDVGIHVVDGVLEDIRLGMEVNQPKFNQRRISSAKFLGELYNYRMVESAVIFRTLFSFISFGVNPDGSPSPLDPPEHLFRIRMVCTLLDTCGQYFDRGSSKRKLDCFLIYFQRYIWWKKSVEVWSAEHQFPIDIDYMISDTLELLRPKMKLCISLEDSTRHVTELEREFLVKLGLAMDGQKDGRPSSAMGSEGEALDEDDEDDDEEGGADTEEQSGNESEMNEPEEEEGSENEEEEREEEEEENTDYLTDSNKENETDEENNEVTIRGGGLKHVACAEDEDFIQALDKMMLENLQQRSGEAVKVHQLDVAIPLQLKSQLKKGPGGPVCSGEGDGGISDTMQFVMLTRKGNKQQFKILNVPLSSHLAANHFNQQQAEQEERMRMKKLTLDINERQEQEDYQEMMASLAQRPAPANTNRERRPRYQHPKGAPNADLIFKTGGRR; via the exons ATGCTTGCTGAGGGCAAGAGATCATTAAACATGGATGAGAAAGAGGTGAGCTCCTTTAGTAacaaggagaaagacagagagggtgatAGACGGCCCGCCTCCTCCCGGGATAAAGTGAAGGATGAGGCAAAGATGAGTGGCAAGAAAGATATCGGTAAGGCcgcagaggaaaagaggaggagactTGAGGAGGACAAAAGAAAGAAGGAAGAAAAGGAGCGGAAacggaaagaggaggagaaactgaaggcagaggaggagcagaggaagaaggaggaagaggagaagaggcagcaggaggagcaggagaggaaagTTCAGGAGGAGGAGGCCAAGAGACAGCGTGAAGAGGAGGCAGCTCAACTCAA ggagaaggaagagggtcACCAGCTCCACCAGGAGGCCTGGGAGCGCCACCAGTGCCGGAAGGAGCTGCGCATCCGCAACCAGAACGCCCACGAGGGCCGTCCCGAGGAAACCTTCTTTAGCCGCCTTGACTCCAGCTTGAAGAAGAACACGGCCTTCGTCAAGAAGCTGCGCACGCTCACTGAGCAGCAGCGTGAAGCCCTCTCCAATGACTTCGGCTCGCTCAACCTCAGCAAGTACATCGGCGAGGCGGTGGGCTCAGTGGTGGAGGCCAAGCTGAAGATCTCTGATGTAGGCTGCGCCGTGCATCTGTGCTCCCTCTTTCACCAGCGCTACGCTGAATTCGCCCCATTGCTCCTCCAGGCCTGGAAGAGGCACTTTGAGGCGCGCAAGGAGGAGAAGGCGCCCAACGTGAGCAAGCTGCGCACCGACCTGCGCTTCATCGCAGAGCTTACCATCGTGGGCCTGTTTACGGACAAGGAGGGCCTTTCGCTCATCTACGAGCAGCTGAAGAGCATCATCGGGACAGACCGCGAGACACACACGCATGTGTCGGTGGTCATCAGCTTCTGTAAGCACTGCGGGGACGACATCGCGGGCCTGGTGCCTCGCAAAGTGAAGGCTGCACGGGAGAAGTTTGGTCTGGCCTTCCCTCCCAGTGAGATCATCAACACGGAGAAGCAGCAGCCCTTCCAGAACCTTCTGAGGGAGTACTTCACCTCGCTCACCAAGCACCTGAAGAAGGACCACCGCGAGTTGCAGAACATCGAGAGGCAGAACAG GCGTATCCTCCACTCCAAAGGGGAGCTGAGTGAGGACAGACACAAGCAGTATGAGGAGTTTGCTACATCCTACCAGAAGCTGCTGGCTAACACCCAGTCTCTGGCTGACTTTCTGGATGAGAACATGCCAGAACTTCCACTGGACAAGACTGTGCAGGAAG AGCACGGCCCTGGCATTGATATCTTCACCCCTGGGAAGCCCGGGGAGTATGACCTGGAGGGGGGCATCTGGGAGGACGAGGATGCCAGGAACTTCTATGAGAACATGGTGGACCTGAAGGCCTTCGTCCCCGCCATCCTGTTCAAAGATAACGAGAAAG AGGCTAAAGATGCAGCGGCCACCACAGAGGAGTTGGAGTTGGAGCTCGAGGCTCTAGACATCGCTGATGACCCTCTGGAGCTGGATGGACCTGACGAGGCAGAGAACGAGGCAGAGCTCGCCAAAAAACTATTGGACGAGCAAG AACAAGAGGATGAGGAGGCAAGCACCGGGTCCCACCTGAAGCTCATCGTGGACGCCTTCATCCAGCAGCTTCCCAACTGCGTCAACAGAGACCTCATAGACAAG GCTGCTATGGATTTCTGCATGAACATGAACACCAAGTCAAACAGGAGGAAGCTGGTCCGGGCTCTCTTCACCGTTCCCAGACAAAG GTTGGATCTGCTGCCCTTTTACTCCCGTCTGGTGGCCACCCTTCACCCCTGCATGTCAGATGTGGCCGATGACCTGTGCTCCATACTCAAAGGAGACTTCAGGTTCCAT ATCCGGAAGAAGGACCAGATCAACATCGAAACCAAAAATAAAACTGTACGGTTTATCGGGGAGCTGGCGAAGTTCAAACTGTTCTCTAAAACGGACACTCTGCATTGTCTGAAG ATGCTGCTGTCAGACTtctcccaccaccacatagaGATGGCCTGCACTCTGCTGGAGACCAGTGGACGCTTCCTCTTCCGATCCCCCGACTCCCACCTCCGGACCAGCGTCCTTCTg GAGCAAATGATGCGTAAGAAGCAGGCGCAGCACCTGGATGCTCGCTACGTGACCATGGTGGAGAATGCCTACTACTACTGCAACCCCCCGCCCATGGAGAAGACTGTCAGGAAGAAGAGGCCCCCGCTGCAGGAGTACATCTGCAAACTGCTCTACAAGGACCTCTCCAAGGTCACCACGGAGAAG gTGTTGAGGCAGATGCGTAAACTCCCCTGGCAGGACCCAGAGTCTAAAGGCTACTTGATCTGTTGCATGGTCAACATCTGGAACATCAAGTACAACAGCATCCATTGTGTTGCCAACCTGCTGGCCGGCCTTGTGGCCTACCAGGAGGACGTGGGCATCCACGTGGTGGATGGGGTCCTGGAGGACATCCGCCTGGGAATGGAG GTGAACCAGCCCAAGTTCAACCAGCGTCGGATCAGCAGTGCCAAGTTTCTGGGGGAGCTCTACAACTACCGCATGGTGGAGTCAGCGGTCATCTTCCGCaccctcttctccttcatctcgtTCGGCGTGAACCCGGACGGCAGCCCCAGCCCCCTGGACCCCCCCGAGCACCTGTTCCGCATCCGCATGGTCTGCACCCTGCTTGACACCTGCGGACAGTACTTTGACCGCGGCTCCAGCAAGAGGAAGCTGGACTGCTTCCTCATCTACTTCCAG AGGTATATCTGGTGGAAGAAGAGTGTGGAGGTGTGGAGTGCGGAGCACCAGTTCCCCATCGATATTGACTACATGATCAGTGACACCCTGGAGCTTCTCCGGCCCAAGATGAAGCTCTGCATCTCCCTGGAAGACTCCACACGACACGTCACCGAGTTGGAGAGGGAGTTCCTCGTTAAACTGG GACTGGCCATGGATGGACAGAAGGACGGCCGGCCCTCCAGTGCCATGGGGAGTGAAGGCGAGGCTCTAGACGAGGATGACGAGGATGACGACGAAGAGGGAGGGGCGGACACAGAGGAACAGTCTGGCAATGAGAGCGAGATGAATGAGCCAGAGGAAGAA GAAGGGTCTGAGAATGAGGAAGAGGagcgggaggaagaggaggaggagaacactgACTATCTGACCGACTCCAACAAGGAGAACGAGACGGACGAGGAGAACAAT GAGGTGACCATCCGTGGTGGCGGTCTGAAGCATGTGGCATGTGCTGAGGATGAGGACTTCATCCAGGCTCTGGACAAGATGATGCTGGAGAACCTGCAG cagcGGAGCGGGGAGGCGGTGAAGGTGCACCAGTTGGACGTGGCCATCCCCCTGCAGCTGAAGAGCCAGCTGAAGAAAGGCCCTGGAGGACCCGTCTGCTctggagagggagacggaggcaTCTCAGACACCATGCAGTTTGTCATGCTCACGCGCAAGGGCAACAAACAGcag TTTAAGATCCTGAACGTGCCTTTATCCTCCCACCTGGCTGCCAACCACTTCAACCAGCAGCAggcagagcaggaggagaggatgaggatgaAGAAGCTGACTCTGGACATCAACGAGAGACAGGAGCAAGAAGACTACCAAG AAATGATGGCGTCTCTGGCCCAGCGGCCCGCTCCTGCCAACACCAACCGGGAGCGGCGCCCGCGCTACCAACACCCCAAAGGGGCACCCAACGCCGACCTCATCTTCAAGACCGGAGGAAG ACGCTAG